One Mus musculus strain C57BL/6J chromosome 2, GRCm38.p6 C57BL/6J genomic window, AGAGACAGAAAGTAGGTTAGTGGTTGCCAGTACCTGAAGCTCCGGAGAGAGGTGGCAAGTGACCGTGGGAACAGactttttctttgatgttttgagATTAATGATAATTATCCTTTATGAACATCCTAAAGACCTCAGATTTATACATTGCTGCCTTCATGTGGGGGAGGAGCCTGTGTTGATCCAGGTGACGATATGAATATTGCTTGTGTCTCCCGTAGGTCATTTGGATCATCTTTTACACTGCCATCCACTATGACTGATGGCATTTGCTCCCGTGTCTTCTGTCCAGTCCGAAGGACCCTTTTACTACAGCACAGGTACATGCCAATTGGGGCACTCCTGCCGCGTGGAACCGGGAAGACCCACGTCTCCTGAACTTAGAATCAACGTGTTGGACATCAGTATTTTCCGCAAGGGTTGTGAAACTTTTCAAAGAACCATCCGCCTTTGGGGAAGCATTTCTGAATTTGTCCATTGTCAACTGTTTTTCCTTGGATACCATCATGTAACAGCTGTTTGCCGAGTGGAGCTGCTGTTGAATTTGATGCGCCTCTGGATCCGGATGAAACATTGTCTTCCTTGGTTCTCCGTCAGGTGTACAGTttttaaaccatcactgcatctcAAGTCTTCTGAAAACACCATGTGTGTGGTCCATGGTACAATACAAGCAGCCATCTAATAAGTCTCCATTGTAGGATGTTTTCAGAAACttgaataaacaaatctttaactGAAAGTGTGTTGGCATGCCTGGTAAACTAAAGCCTTGCTTACCTACTGACCTTACCCTCTGAACCTAGGAGTAGGGTTTAGCAGAGCCCctgctctcttccctcctccctctcctcccacagcagcagtagcagccaGACTCTTTCTCTTTTGGCTGGAGTTGGTATTGGCATTTCAGAGAGGGTCCACCACCTGATGTCCTGACTCAGTACTGAGATAGGTGACTGGGCTAGATGTGAGATTTAAACGGTGTCATTTTGTGTTTGACCACCAGGTGGCAAAACGGGGGTATGGGGAGGACCTGGCTGTTTGAACACTGAAGTTGGCTGAAAGGACTTGATGGGAGATCATGGGAAGATCTGGATTGTCAGTCTTCCTCGTGCGTGGGAGTTAGGTGGGGTCTACTGCGGTAAAGCCATCCAGTGTTCCTCTTGTCAATGCTTTCTGAGCCATCCTACCATCTGAGATGTGTTTGCATTCTGGAAAAGACTTGTGAGCGTTcccaatattttttctctccATGGTAGTgatgctctctctgtcttttagtaGGGCTGAGTAGCTGCTGTACTGGACATTTCTCTCAGGAAGTGACTTATCAGACCTCAGAAGTATTTTATTCTCTGTAGAGGCCAGCCCTGCTTTGAACTGCACTGCACATGGACTAGAAGTAGTAGGTAGGGGTGAGGCCTTAGGAGATACATGACTTATCAGAAAGCCCAGGTGAGGCCCCGAGTGTCTGTGCCCCACCCCAGCCGTCTCTGTTCTCCCAGCCTTGCCTCCTGGAGCTTTGTCAGGGTCAGCGGAGTTGGAGCTCTCGGTGCCACAGTCTtggttccctttctctttgtgctCCAGGGCTAAGCATCATCCAAGGGGTCCTCAGCCAGGCTGATGTAGGAACTGAGGGACTCTCGGAGCCCCTCACTGAGCAGAGATGCCTCCCCACTCGCAGGTGCTTCCAGAAACAGGAGGCTGCTGTGGATGGGGGACAGCGGGTGAAGGAGTCACTTCCCCTGTGCTTGCCACACAGTTCATTGCCTCAGAATAGCACCATGTCACTGACAAACTCAGGCTCCTCATTTCTTACTGATCTTACTCCATCTTACCTCCCTATGCAGGACTGTGATCACCCACCCAGCCTAACCTACATCCTACCTGGCTCCCCTGAGGTCCATGCCTCCCTTTCCCAACTCTGCCTTGTCCTCTACACTGCTTCAGCCTGGCTGCACTCTAGAAGTGTCCCTGAATGTGACAGCCCCATTGTGGGTTGTGAGTCTATTTCTTATTCTGCCTTTATGTTTCAAATATTCTTACCGGTCCAGCTTTTTCCAATTTAGTGATGATGTTGGCACAGTCACAGGTGGAGGTGTATCTTTGCCAGGTAGTGGCCCAAGCTTCTGCAGGACACACGGCTCCCTGAGGGGACAGCAGATGCCATCTGCTAGCTCTGTGGAAGAGATCCAAACCTGTGATATGGTACCTGCCCCAGGAGTTTTCTGTGCTTGGCATATTGAGGGCATGGTTGCCAAAAAGTAATAGGAAGTGAAGTCTCAAGTGATGGGTCTCATAAAGGCAGACAGGTGGTAAAGGTCAACTGGACAAAGTTATGGGGTACTTAATTCTGTGTAAAACTGAGAAGCAAGTAGggagaggtcagcctgggaccCATCGTACCTACTGTATAGAACCACCTTGTAGGAAACCCCAAGTCAACTTTCTCAAGAGGtgtccccctacacacacacacacacacacacatactttttttctttcctcaagacaggttttctctctagccctggctgtcctggaactcactctgtaggccagactagcctggaactcagatctgcctgcctccacccgctgtgtgctgggattaaaggtgtgcaccaccactgccaataaggttttcccctttgtctccttGACATCAGAAATGCTAGCTAAGGATTGCATTGCACCCAGGAAGAGCACAGTCTGGTTCCTGTGGGAAGAACTCAGCTTCTGTGCACATTAATTTAGAATCACCGTTGCCTGTGAGATTCTGGCCAGGCTCATGGTtggcctgtagttctttgtcatCATGGGATGGAGGCAGCTCCCACTCACATCTTAGCACAAGGGCTGCATAAGGATCGATAGCAGAAGTGCCTCCTCTGTATAGCTCCAGCAGGTCAAGCCTCTAAGGGCACAACTGACTATCTCCTAGGCCCCTCATCCAGTCTGCAGTGGAGGCAAAATGTAAGCCATACATACCAGAGTAATGCTCCACCAAGGCGTGGAGTGAGGGGAAGGTGAGGCGAGGTGAGATGTACAGCCAGCCATTGTCAAGACGCTGTATCCTGTAGTGTCTGATCCGGTCCCAAGATGCAGGGCGGCTGAGTCGGACGGACAGGGAATAGCAGcctaaggaggaaagggtccAGGGTGGGTCCAGGTAGAGACTCAGCCCTGCCGAGGTTGGAAGAAGGAACAAACAATAGCCACAGCCCAGTCTTCAGGGGGATGCTGGGGTCAAAGGCAGGATAAAGACTATTAGTTGTAATAGGATTCTGTGGTCCTCAGGATGGGTGAGCATTAAATATCGGCTGTATGGATAAAGACTCAGGTGGCACAGGGTTGGAATGAGAAAGTAAGTAGATGTCACCATGGCCAGAGAGAAAGTCACTCTGGAAAGTTTGGTGTTAACGGTGCTCTTCTTCATAGATACCATGCTCACAAACAGCCTGTTTGGGCCACTAGTACAGTAAAGTTCAGAGGTTGGTACCTCAGCGGTAAAGTGCTGGCCTAGTGTGCACACTACTATGTGTTAGGAAATCCCCACGACCTCACACAAAGACCAGAGCATCCCAATGACTGATCTGAGAACCAGCACTCTATGTAACATCACACAGGATACTAGAACTCAGTGTCAGTTTAGGGTTTGGGCCCTTGAACCACAGAACAAAAATGCAGACTGTCACTTAGTATCTGAAATAGGTCTGACTCTCCAGGACTCCCGACTCCAGCACACACTGGGGTTTCTTGCTCTACTTCACTACAAACGTGCCCTTGTCCAGTGAGGAGCCTCACTGTTTCAGATTCCAGATCCCAAGACACATTCCTGGTCATTTAAACCGGTGTGCAGGCATCCGTGTTATAAGCTTCTCCAAGGCGATTCCAACGTAACAGCTAAGAACTAGTTCTCAGCGTAAGTTCCCCAGGCCAGCAGTGTGAGCGAGGAGCATGCTCAACCCCAGCCTAGGACCCTGTCAGCAAGCTGGGTGTGCAGTATTCCTGTAGGTAATTCTGTTGCATCCCTGGATAGAAACCCTCAGGTCTATAAGCAATGAACGAAAGTGATCTCTTTACCCAGGCTAGGTACATGTGCCCTTCAGCTTAAGCTATGCTGTGGAAAGGGAGCCgggaggagagggcaggctcATGCTTGGGAGACAGCCATCCTAAAAGGTCAGCAAGGGAAGGGTTTTTATATGTGTAGGCTAGCCAGCCCGAGGGATCCTCCTGTCCCATGTCCTCAGGACTAAGATTACAAGCATACATCACCATGCCAGGCCTTTCACATCtgtgctgggggttgaactcaggaccacatgCTTGCAAAGCAGCTACTTCTCAGACTGAGGCATCCTCTGGCCCCCTCtgcctttaattattttattttgtaggtGAGGGCCTTACTCTGAACTTCCGGCTAAGCCTAGATCTCACTGTCagtccaagttggccttgaattcctgggtgatcctcctgtctctctgtctgagtGCTAGAGTTAGCGCACCATCACTGCTAGCCTTCTGTCAAGACAGCGTCTCACACAGAACACATATGCCCTGCAGTCTCTATGTAGCTCAAAGTGACTTTGAATTCTTGGTCCTCTgggctctgtctcccaagtgctgggtttctGGCATGTACCAACTTGCTCTAACTCGGGGTCTTCTGCTTCTGATGTAAGTGGCCTTCTGATTGACTGAGAAGTAGTTGCTTTGCAAGcatgtggtcctgagttcaaaccccagcacagATGTATGTGAAAGGCCTGGCATGGTGATGTATGCTTGTAATCTTAGTCCTGAGGACACAGGACAGGAGGATCCCTCGGGCTGGCTAGCTGGCAATAGGGACGCTGGTCCCAACTTTTCTGTGTATCCTTCCAAGTCCTTGAAGATCTTTACGGATTCCTCTTGGCCCCTCCCTTACCTAACTCCATGAATTTCCCTTGTACATGCCCCTTCTTACGTCAGAGGGCAGAATGAACAGCACATAGGGTGGTCACTATACTCTGGCACCAGGCCcgaggtagggtggggtgggtagCCGAGCACTGAGCACTTCCTGTGGCTTTTCTAGCTCACAGCCGGTAGGTCTGCAGGGTTCCAGTCCCAGTCACCACGGCCACCACCGACGTTTCCTGTTTGCTGCTGCTGCACTGGGGCCAGCTGCGCCATCATCACCCACAGCCAGCCAGTGTGTGTGAGGTTTGCATGAGGGTGAGGGGTTGAGGTTTCTTGGAAATTAGGAGAGGCTGGAGGAAGGTTCATCCAGGAAGCCCCTGAGGGAAGTGCATGCCGCGTAGAAGTGGAGAACAAGGAGTCTGACAGCCCACCTCAATTAGGGCAGACCTGGGAGGTGTACCTGCCCTCCGGAGTGTCTCATCGCCTCTATAGGCTGTTACTAGCAAATTTCATATTATTGACCCTGAGGTCTCTGAGGTGCCTGGCTTGTGATGAACATTTTCCAAAAGATCATATCATGTGCTGTGTTGTGAAAGGGCATCACCACTGCTGGTCTGAGTAAAATCCCGATTGCCAACTATAGACTAAGCTTGGATCCCTGTTGGTGAATTCATACCCACCTTGCTCTATTGTCAAAGGATCCTCAAGGAAACAATGTAGCTCAACTCCAAGCCTAGGTCCCCACTCCAGGAAGTTTCCCCTTGATTGGGCTAGGTAAACTGTCTTTCCTTTGTCCTCATAGGCTGGTGGCTCCACCTCAGGTCCTTTTACAGTACAGGGCCTGGCTGGACTCAAGAAA contains:
- the Sla2 gene encoding src-like-adapter 2; protein product: MGSLSSRGKTSSPSPSSSGPDQEPVSMQPERHKVTAVALGSFPAGEQARLSLRLGEPLTIISEDGDWWTVQSEVSGREYHMPSVYVAKVAHGWLYEGLSREKAEELLLLPGNPGGAFLIRESQTRRGCYSLSVRLSRPASWDRIRHYRIQRLDNGWLYISPRLTFPSLHALVEHYSELADGICCPLREPCVLQKLGPLPGKDTPPPVTVPTSSLNWKKLDRSLLFLEAPASGEASLLSEGLRESLSSYISLAEDPLDDA
- the Sla2 gene encoding src-like-adapter 2 isoform X1; translation: MGSLSSRGKTSSPSPSSSGPDQEPVSMQPERHKVTAVALGSFPAGEQARLSLRLGEPLTIISEDGDWWTVQSEVSGREYHMPSVYVAKVAHGWLYEGLSREKAEELLLLPGNPGGAFLIRESQTRRGLSLYLDPPWTLSSLGCYSLSVRLSRPASWDRIRHYRIQRLDNGWLYISPRLTFPSLHALVEHYSELADGICCPLREPCVLQKLGPLPGKDTPPPVTVPTSSLNWKKLDRSLLFLEAPASGEASLLSEGLRESLSSYISLAEDPLDDA